One window of the Brevundimonas goettingensis genome contains the following:
- a CDS encoding protein-L-isoaspartate O-methyltransferase family protein: protein MDYAAARKVMVDSQVRVNDVTDRSLQAALNSVPRERFCAPDRTFAAYAEVETEITPTRKLMMARDVAKLLQATDARAGETALAIAGPYAAALLAHLGLTVTAQEADAAVFEITGEALAEAGVTTVVAPVTEPSGGEYDIIVSEMAAPVRPEAWIKALKVGGRLVVVERPGPAGKAVLYVRGREGLSRRELFDSNPQVMAEMSPPMIFAL, encoded by the coding sequence ATGGATTACGCCGCCGCGCGCAAGGTCATGGTGGACTCGCAAGTCCGGGTGAACGACGTCACCGATCGCAGCCTGCAGGCCGCGCTGAACAGCGTGCCGCGCGAGCGTTTCTGCGCCCCGGATCGGACCTTCGCCGCCTATGCCGAGGTCGAGACCGAGATCACCCCGACCCGCAAGCTGATGATGGCCCGCGACGTGGCCAAGCTGCTGCAGGCGACCGACGCCCGCGCGGGCGAGACGGCCCTGGCCATCGCCGGCCCCTATGCCGCGGCCCTGCTGGCCCATCTGGGCCTGACGGTCACGGCCCAGGAAGCCGATGCGGCGGTGTTCGAGATCACGGGCGAGGCCCTGGCCGAGGCCGGCGTCACCACCGTCGTGGCGCCCGTCACCGAGCCCTCGGGCGGCGAATACGACATCATCGTCTCGGAAATGGCCGCTCCGGTTCGCCCGGAAGCCTGGATCAAGGCGCTCAAGGTCGGCGGCCGTCTGGTCGTCGTCGAACGCCCCGGCCCGGCCGGCAAGGCGGTCCTCTATGTCCGTGGCCGCGAGGGTCTGTCGCGCCGCGAACTGTTCGATTCCAACCCCCAGGTTATGGCGGAAATGTCGCCCCCGATGATTTTCGCACTGTAG